The genomic segment GTTTGTCTGCTCCcccagtctctctctctctctctctcagtccAGTCTTGTATCCTTTCGAGTGCCTGTATGTTGAGCGGCCTCCGGGTCTCGCTTCCGCCCGCcaagaggggaggggtgtgtgtgtgccagGATTGGCGTGCAGAGAGGAGAATATCGCCTGCAGCCCCCATGGGACGATGCGGTGAGAAAAGCAGCCCAGGTGAATGAATGAGCGAGTGAGTGCCGTGTTCCTGGCGTCCGGTCCCGGTTCCTGCGCAGGCCCAACAGGAGGCTAGTCGTTCTAGTCTGCGTCGTCAGTCTGCGAGGAAAACGCCCTCTTAGAGTCCTTTTTCGCTTGGAGAATTATGCACGTCTAATCGTTTAAAATAGAATACCGCCTTTCTTTTTGGCTGGCGTATTGCCTCACAGCCGGAGATGGTCCACGGAGAGTGTCCGTGTTGATACAAAGACGGATGtgttccccctcctcctcctcctccctcctcctcctcacccccCCATGTCAGTCACACAATCACAAGCGGTCAAGAGTTTAGCATTCTACATCCCACATATTCCTTCGTGTGCCCGGGGGTCGTTTCCCGTCCGActctctttttttgttttcccCTTTCTGGAGTCCATGGCTACACACACCACATTCGTTTAAGAAACAAACCAAAGTCGAAACATACAGTCACTCGCCAGAAAAGATGTTGATCCCCCTCTCCTCGAGAtccgacgacaagaccgtctcctcctcttcgtcctcctcttcatcttcctcgtcttccgcCCCGGCCGACCCCGTAGCCGCCGACTTCACTGCCCCGGCCCCCGGCGCCCCGAGCACTCAGaccctcatcatcatctccaccgtcctcggcgccgccctcctcctcgccgtcgccctcgccgcctacTTCGTCgtcacccgccgccgccgtcgcagGAAACAGCAATCCGCCGAGGACTTCAAGAACGCCTGCCTGCGCGACCCGGACCTCACCTGGGATGAGTACGCCCGCCGCACGAAGCTGACCCGCTCGCGCAtcctgctggccgaggaggagttgCGGGACACCATCATCCGCAAGTCGCTGCAGGACAGGGCCTCCTCCGTGACCATGgaccccgtcgtcgtcgtcgtcgccgccgccgccccggacAGTCCCGGCAGCCCCGACGCCGCACCCGTCTCGCCGCCCccccgcacccgcaccaGGACCTGGCACGGCCGCAACAGGTCCAAGACGAGCATCGAcgcggaggagggcgagggtcTGCTGATGGccctccgcggcggcgactggACCGAGCACGAGGCCCGCGTCGAGAGGACGTGGCAGCTGCTCCACAAGAAGTACCCGACGCGCCGCGTCACGCtgcccgtcgaggaggaggaggcgggggtTGGAGGGGTGAGAGAGTCGGGAGGGGGTCTCGTCCGCCCGCCGACGATACGCctgaagacgccgccgctgctctcGCATCCCATGTTCAGGGGATGGAGGCCCGAGAACACTACGGTGAGGCACACGAGTCTGCCGACGGAGCTGGTCAACATCAAGCCCGCGCAGATCTGACGGGGGATGAAGAATGATGATTTTCATGTCTATATTAATGTCCTACAATGGGTTGATGACTGAAGGAGAGCCGGCTTTGGCTCTAGACCGATACGGCGTTTACTTTTTTGGGTGCCAAAAGGTTCATATAACAAGGATGAATGGGGTTATGAATGGGCTGGGCTCATGGAGTTTTGATGATATATAGATATTTTGACAGCTGTCTAATCGTAGAGATGAAACTGGAATTAAGACTTCACCCGCGACATCAGCTACCGTGTTCAAAAAATGCATCCCAAATCAATGACTAGTCTCATCTTACCCCTCGCTCCCCCTCCTTATACCGCGTCGTCTGCAGTCCTCGATCTGGCGATAACCATCAGCGGACCCTTCAGGTCGCTCACGCCCACGCTGATCATCTGCGGCAGCTTCCCGCGGAACTGGCCCCTCGCCACCTGGTCCTCCTCCACCGAGTCGGCAAGCTGGAAGTCAAAGTCTCGCAGCAGGGTGCTGGCGAGCTTGTAGATGTTGGACTGCGCCAGCGTCTTACCGAGACACTGACGGGCCCCAAGGCCAAAGTGCATGAGGAAGCGTCCGCGCgcggcggtctcggcctgGTCCCATCGAGCCGGGTCGAAcacgtcgtggtcgtcgccCCAGACCCGCGGGTTGTGGTGAAACGAGTGGTTGCATACTGCAACTGATGTCTGTGATTTTGTTTTCGGTGAGCGGCTGCAAGACAACgtctcgaagaagaaaaacccctcctcctcctcctcctcctccctccctccctcatgACACCATTGTGTCAAGTCCAGAGGGTAAACGGGGAATAGGGAGAACTCACCCCTTGCTTGATGTGTCGGCCAGCAACGATGATGCCCTCGGGAGAAGTCACGCGTCTCGCCAGGGGCATGGTAAACACGGGGGTCAGCCGGTAGTTCTCCTTGACGCACGATCGCAGGAACGGCAACGAgttctcgacctcggcgatcGAGTAGGCCTCCTTGCCGTTGTCCAGCGACGTCAGGCTatcgtcaacctcgtcaacgcACTTCCTCAGGGCTTCCGGGTTGTGTAGCAGGTTCCAGAAGAGCAGCGTGGCAGTAGCGCTCGTCGTGTGCGTCCCAGCAATGCTGCCAGTCggggaaaaagagagaaagatgTTAGTAGTGCTGCTTCAAGAACGGGAGATGAACGTTTCGAGTCCCTAAACTCACATCATCCCAAACGCCTCTGCCTCGAGGTCCTTCGACGCAATCTTCTCCCCCGTCTCGGGGTGCCTTGCCAGGATGAGGTTCGTCAAGATGTCCTTCCTCTGAATCTTGCCCTTTTGCTCGTCCTGCTCAACTTCCTCAAGCCGTCGCCGAACACACTCGGCCGCCATACCCGCGCATTTCGCCCTGCCCCGGAACAGAGCTTGCAGCCCTTCGAGCGGCACCCTCGGTAGCCACTGCTTGAGAGTCTGCGTCATGGCCGGCCAGGACCCCAGCATCGATCCGAGGAGGGTGTGCGGGATGACCGGCGGCACGCGGGATTCGTCGCCGGAGAGCTGGACGCCGAAGGAGCGGCTGAAGGCCAGCTCcccgaggacgtcgatggTGTAGAAGTGAAGCAGCCTTTTCAGATCGAATGGTCTCCCCTCCTTGGAGAGCCTCGCGATCTTCTCGCGCAACAGGGCGATGTTCTCGTCGAGGTACTGCTCCATGCCCTTGACGCTTGTCATGGAGAAGCTGTGCGACATGTGACGCCGGCGGATGGAGTGCAGCTGGGAGGGGGGATCAGCACGAAAACTCTCTCTGCATGGCTCCGTGAGCCTCTGGTTGGTTTGCTTTGGTTTGGTACGGTACCTCGGGCGATCTCATCCCAAACACGTTGGGCGTCTTCGACCCAAACGCATCGTAGTATTCGGTCTTGGGCAACCTTTGGCCGCCCTTCTGGTACACCAAAGGaacgacctcctcggcggtgatGCTCAGCTTGTCCGGGCCGTAGCGCACGAACTCGCCGTATCTCTGGTGGAGGTCCGTCAAGTTATAGGGCTGTCTCAGCGACAGGAACTCGTTTACCTGCCAGAGGTCCGTGATGGACGCCCAAAAAGGGCCCGGGTACGCGGCCAAGGGGTGGAAGTACCGCTGGTAGATGATGTAGATGGCCGCGCTTGCGACGGCGACGCTCGCCAGCAGCCCGGCGAGTGAGACTGGAACGTCGAGTGAGCCGAGTAGTGAGGACCTCATCATGAATGATCAAGGGATCTGAATATGGCTTAGAGGTTCTCACGTTCGTATTGATGAGCGATCTTGTGCTTTTGTGATATCttgcccctcctctccccgcACTGCTGAAGCATGGCAACCCACGTCGATCTGTCAAACTCTCCCCGCATCGTTAGCACACCGGCGCATCCGAAACGTCTGGAGTAAGTGAGCGATTGAGTGAGTGAATGGCAGCTACTTAGGTAGTGAATGCATGTACAGTAACCACGGTCGCGTATGTACTGCACACTGAAGTTGGGAGAAACGGTGACAGCCAGGGAAATCGCTGCGAGGACGGGTAACACATGATACAGCCACTCCTTTCGCCCGCCATCAGACTTTGAGGCGGTCGAAGCACAGGCTACGGGACGGACATCTATCTTCAATTCCAGTAAGCCTTGAGGCTTGACAGCGTGTGAGTGTGAGTTTAAGTCTGAGTGGGTGGCTATGGCGTTGGAACTGGTAGGTTTAAATGCAATCATTCAGGACTGTGTGGTGTGCAGAGCAGGGGATCCTCTTGCTCAGCTCTGGCCCTTCTCGCGGTGATGATCCCATCGGTCTGATGATTGTATCCGTGTCTGTTTTAGAATTAGACTCATAACCATGTCAGGCTTTTCCGCTCGAAACATCCTACCTCCAGTTGTAAACGAATGGGGAAGATTTACGACGAAAGCGGTTGGCAATGTTGCTGATTACTTGAGAGTCAATACCACCTAGGATGCGTGACAAAAGACACGTGAAAtatatataaaaaaaagTTGACTTCACATCGAAGCAGACTCATCTATTCAGGGATAACCAACGGTTTCGGCCAAGACATACTTTTATATAATTATTTTACTTATACATCTACGTCGTCCGCTTCATTTACTACATTACGTTACACATGCACCCCCAAGGATATCAAATCTACATGGCCAAAACGGCAAACAGGCccagggcgacggcgccgatgctgACGGACACCATGCCGGCACCGCTCTGTCCCGAAGTGGAGGTCggggcggcgctggcgccggtgccggtgccggtggcaGTGCCGGTGGGCGCGGTCGCGGTGCCGTTGCTCTGGACGATGCGGCCCTCGATCTTTGCGTCGATGGGGCTCTTGGCCTGCACGTACTGcacgaggacctcgtcctGGGTGTCGAGGGAGACGAAGTCGGTGGTGGCGACAAAGAtgttgtcgccgccgccggccaggaaGTCGAGGGTGACGACGCGGTagtccttgtcgtcgtcgagggcctcgccggcgacctcgacggaGACGAGCTTGGAGCCGTTGTTGCCGGCCGGGTTGTACTGGATGACGACGTTCTTGGAGACCTGGAAGAAGgaggtgatggcggcgccgttgaaCTGGTTGACCTTGctgacggcgccctcgagcacCTTGCGCAGGTCGGAGCCCTTGTACTCGATCTCGACGATGGAGTTGCCAAAGGGGAACGAGGTGAGGACCTCGCCGCGGGTGATGTCGCCCTGGTCGATGGTGGCgcggatgccgccggcgttgaTGAGGGCGAAGTCGgggggcgtcgaggacgaggccgaggccgaggtgttGAGGCGGTACTCGTACATGGCGTCCGTCATGACGTTGCCGAGAAGGCACTCCTGGCGCTGGCAGAGCGTCTGGTCGAGCTCAACGTTGGTGGagccgacgacctcggagGCGAAGGCCTCGAAAGGTCCGCGCCACGCCTCGATCTGGGCCTGCAGCTCCGGGTCCTGctcggtggtgttggtgaggTGGATGGGGCCGCCGTGGTAGGCGAGgaccttgccctcggcgtcgtagGTGACGTCGATGTAGCCGACGTACTCGCCCCAGCGGTAggcggtgacgatgaagacgtcgtcgccgtcgcggttCTTCTTGACGGTGGGGTAGGggccctcggcgtcctccaTGTCGCCCAGCAGGGTGTGGGAGTGGCCGCCCATGATGAGGTAGAGGCCGGTGGtctgctcggcgagcttctgaTCCTCCTCGTAGCCGATGtgggtgatggcggcgatgcgggtgatgttggtggtggagCGAATGTGGTCGATGGTGGACTGGACGGtgctgacgacgtcgaggaactTGGTGCCCTCGCCGGGGGACGAGATGCCCGGcgtggaggtggtggtgacgccgatgacggcgagctgctgggcGTCGAAGATGTGGTAGGGCTTGATGGTCTTGTTGAGCTTCTCGTTGTCCGACACGATgttggccgagatgacgggGAAGGTCAGGTTGAGCAGGAAGTCGCCgagctcatcgtcgccgccgtcgaacTCGTGGTTGCCGAGCGTCAtggcgtcgaagccgagctGGTTGATGGTCTCGGCGATCTTCTCGCCCTTGTAGAAGGAGTAGAAGAGCGTGCCCTGGaactcgtcgccgacgttgagCCAGAGCGAGTCGTTGTACTGCGGgcggagctcgtcgaccgtGTGCTTGATGCGCGCGTAGCCGCCGTAGCAGCCGCGCTCGGGGCGCGTGCAGTCGgtgcccgaggacgagaactCGTCGAGGTGGGCGTGGACGTCGTTGACgtggaagaaggagacgTTGAagttgccgtcggcgtcgatgccgcgcTTGGCGAGGTGGGACGAGTAGAGGTggtcgccgtcctccttctcggggaccgccgaggcggtgccggcgaggagggccaGAGCCAGCGTCGGGAGAGACTGGCGCATCgtgggcggtggtggtggacggtgggaggaggaggaggagacagAAAGATGAACCACGACGAGATCAAGGTCGAGGTTGAGGCTCGGTCTGATATATCCGAGTTACACGGGAAGAGTCAATTAAGCCTCCGTGATGCCGTGGTTGACGCTGCGCCACACAATGAACTGGGGACacaggaggaggacgaagaggggggagggaaagcTTCGGCTGTCTTCACAAAGGCTATCGTGGGTTGTGGTATCGAAGCTACCCTCGACCTTGATATATATATGTGTGCTATTATATACCTACCTATACAAGAAAAAAATCTATTGGGCAGCCCGCCGATCTCTGCGCGCGCACGAGGGTGGACGGCTGTGGGGGAGGGAACCACATGCGATTGTGACGCCGGGCAACGAAGAaacagagagacagacagagacagggggggggttcaacAGCTCGAGATGAGCATCTCGGACAACTCTGACTGGCTAGACAAAGACGACGAGAGGCTCCCGAGGctctttcttctctcctGGCCACTCGCCAAGAGGATTGGCAGGATGGAGTTGGTGCCGGGAAAGCCAGCTTCTTCGGTGAAAAGGTAGCAATTTGCCAAGAGCTGCAGCCGCGGGCTGACGAGGGGGGATACACGTGTGGTCGCGGTTTTGATGATTGGCTTATCAGCGgcctcttttccccttcaGGAGACTCGATGTTGGGTCGAAGACAagagccggggggggggggggggggggggggctagTATTGGCGTGTTCCTGTTGGTGGTGTTAATTCCTTCGTGCGACTCATGGACCAATCTGCGGTCAGAGACTCGTCACGGTCTCTCGAGTCTCTTGTTCAGCTCGAGGCTCGGCTCGGttcgactcgactcgactcgactgcTCTTGACGGACAACCGAGATGTTTGGGTCCAAGACTGGACCTAGTCTGAGAGATGGGGCAAAACTTGAGGACGAGCGAGAGGGATTCTGGGGAAATCGTGGCAGGCCAACTCTCTGGTGACATTATTGAGAGCAAAACCCTCCAACTGTTTCCGTGCTACAGAAACGTAGAACATGGTCACCCCACGTACCCTGACGAACGAGTGCGGAGCAACCGGACGCTCATCATGGAGCCCAATGGATGCACTCCAGACTGCGGAGCGGAGAGTGAC from the Colletotrichum destructivum chromosome 10, complete sequence genome contains:
- a CDS encoding Putative cytochrome P450; the encoded protein is MMRSSLLGSLDVPVSLAGLLASVAVASAAIYIIYQRYFHPLAAYPGPFWASITDLWQVNEFLSLRQPYNLTDLHQRYGEFVRYGPDKLSITAEEVVPLVYQKGGQRLPKTEYYDAFGSKTPNVFGMRSPELHSIRRRHMSHSFSMTSVKGMEQYLDENIALLREKIARLSKEGRPFDLKRLLHFYTIDVLGELAFSRSFGVQLSGDESRVPPVIPHTLLGSMLGSWPAMTQTLKQWLPRVPLEGLQALFRGRAKCAGMAAECVRRRLEEVEQDEQKGKIQRKDILTNLILARHPETGEKIASKDLEAEAFGMIIAGTHTTSATATLLFWNLLHNPEALRKCVDEVDDSLTSLDNGKEAYSIAEVENSLPFLRSCVKENYRLTPVFTMPLARRVTSPEGIIVAGRHIKQGTSVAVCNHSFHHNPRVWGDDHDVFDPARWDQAETAARGRFLMHFGLGARQCLGKTLAQSNIYKLASTLLRDFDFQLADSVEEDQVARGQFRGKLPQMISVGVSDLKGPLMVIARSRTADDAV
- a CDS encoding Putative calcineurin-like phosphoesterase domain, ApaH type, 5'-Nucleotidase, translated to MRQSLPTLALALLAGTASAVPEKEDGDHLYSSHLAKRGIDADGNFNVSFFHVNDVHAHLDEFSSSGTDCTRPERGCYGGYARIKHTVDELRPQYNDSLWLNVGDEFQGTLFYSFYKGEKIAETINQLGFDAMTLGNHEFDGGDDELGDFLLNLTFPVISANIVSDNEKLNKTIKPYHIFDAQQLAVIGVTTTSTPGISSPGEGTKFLDVVSTVQSTIDHIRSTTNITRIAAITHIGYEEDQKLAEQTTGLYLIMGGHSHTLLGDMEDAEGPYPTVKKNRDGDDVFIVTAYRWGEYVGYIDVTYDAEGKVLAYHGGPIHLTNTTEQDPELQAQIEAWRGPFEAFASEVVGSTNVELDQTLCQRQECLLGNVMTDAMYEYRLNTSASASSSTPPDFALINAGGIRATIDQGDITRGEVLTSFPFGNSIVEIEYKGSDLRKVLEGAVSKVNQFNGAAITSFFQVSKNVVIQYNPAGNNGSKLVSVEVAGEALDDDKDYRVVTLDFLAGGGDNIFVATTDFVSLDTQDEVLVQYVQAKSPIDAKIEGRIVQSNGTATAPTGTATGTGTGASAAPTSTSGQSGAGMVSVSIGAVALGLFAVLAM